The Hydra vulgaris chromosome 14, alternate assembly HydraT2T_AEP genome includes the window attattatgatcaacatgatcatcataattataatcatcatcatcatcatcatcattaggCTTCCACTTTTAagctgtttctctaatataaacaatcaagagcatttttttttccttaactaAAGCTCACTCATACAATATGTAAGGCACTCTcttcaagtttatttacttCTACCACTACCATTTTCTCCTGAAGCTGCTACCTCTATGTGCTGATTATATATGTGAATCAATTACctaaatcaaatttaatcttCTCTaacaactctttttttttaatatgtctAAGATCATGCCTCCTTTTCTTGTCTTGTTAGAGTCAAAATACACATGTATCTGATCATCTTCTCCTTCTGCAAATACTACATCATATAAgtactaaagtttttataaatataaaagaatattgtatgccagcatctaaataaatagcaaacatgtatgtttatttccatattatgtatgcataaatgcgcatcttggaagcttttatttggtcctttcaattttaagtcaagcctcattctactccactTTTTTCATCATCTTGAGCAGCTGCTTTATTGAaccgtaatcatttttttcacttttttacaagaacatctctcttaaaaacaaatgtcctttttattattgcaaaaagcCAATTTAAAAAGGTCCTGTCCATtgataaacttagttattttcagtttactaaatcttgtatcttatttCAGATATTAGGTTCAAGAGACTTTTAGAAagtcttcaacagtgtcattaactattaagttaaacaggttaacccataGTTAAACATCTAAATCACTCTGGCTTCCAAtgttaacattaattttaaattaaacacttctacagtttttcttcagacaagatttccatcatagtcttaaacaagtattctccagaactctcttcaattttttctaaactattaaaATGTGCTAAttaagtggttccaatttttaaaaactctaaaaaacaatttaacctCTTCAACTATCTCACGATTAGTCTTCACTCtgtaattaatttctttatataaagtttttgagaatatgtttttttgagatttatgATTAagtcatttctttctaactgcagtattTAAGTTATTCTTAAAGTCCTATACTCTTCTTCACTTCGAGTAACTACAGGGTTCATTTCGAGTAACTACAGGTACCACAGGGTTTTATCTTTGCttctgtattgtttcttatttactATAACGatctttatgaaaattttacttctaaagtggctctatttgctgacaactcaacattatactcttgtcttgacaaaaaatcttcacttttaatttatttttattcttttatttttatgtttatttaactCCCCAAGGCAGAGAAGGCTACTACAGGCGAAGAGGCTcgttaattgtggttataaccctctctcaactctataacttcgaaacatgaaccttgatgaacaaggccgctgtgcggagaaacaagttgaaaaCCAGGAAaatggtggggatcgaacttagaacctctcgcttatgaagtgAGGGCCCTACCATTACACCACTACTATAATatattgcttagaacaagcacaCGAAGActaaaaacacattgtaaatgtaattaaaccTGCCTTATTTTccaagcttgagccactctcccattgttgcaagtttgcatttctttctttttctacaTATACTATCATGGTACCTGCCTGTTGGTTATTGCCTGTTAAAAATATAGAtagctgttaaaaatgttaaacattaaaagaaaataagcGTATTGAGATGCTTTGCCACAAATACTATGGATTTACAAGATTAATGCCATCATGGATAAAAAGGTAGTAActcttatttcaaaaaaatcccAAGCACACCGCAAAATTTAACAATGCCTatgttgaaaaagatatacttACCTTAAACTGATGGCCTATTCAATCACTCAACCTAAGTTCAATTGAAAACAGTTGGTCAATACTTtatgataaaactaaaaaaaagcttGTGATGAATCTTGTCttatcattttcaattaatGGAATAGCTTAGAACAATTGTTATGAGCAATTGTTTATAGTATTCCTCAGAGAATTGAAAGCAGTCCTTGCTGCAAAAGATGCAGCAAGGACTTGTCTATAGTCAAGtactaatttaaaagattttgttccaaaaaaaaaattggattaatataatgatataataagtcagcaattttttatactatattgGTAATACTTTTGCATTTGTTAATGCAgcattatattgtaaaatttttaatactttgactttaattatctttaaaaacaacttttttttaccttcaaatatttttttaattctatctTTGAAATCTAAAGAAGCCACAAAGTTTCTTGGCcagattttttttagtgttaacTGTATAAATTGTGAACAAATAAAGTGTAttctttaatatctttaaattatactGCAAATATGACTTAGAAATGACATAGGCACTTTCTATTGTTAATGTtagttttattgataatttaaattttatatcatatgCATTAATTTGTTTGTTGCTCAATGTGCCACACATTGCTGCTCAATGTGCCACACATTTCTGCTCAATGTGCCACACATTTCTGCTCAATGTGCCACACATTGCTGCTCAATGTGCCACACATTGCTGCTCAATGTGCCACACATTGCTGCTAAATGTGCCACACATTGCTGCTAAATGTGCCACACATTGTtgctttgtaaacttttttttcttctataacaaattcaaaaaagaattttttagttACCAGTTTTTCgcacatttaaattattttctatattgaaaaaattatgtaagtTCAATGTATTGTTAAAGAGATATAAGAGATTAAAGagattaaaattagatttagtaaaaactGCTTAACTAGCCATATCTTAATTAAATGCTCCTAGAAATAAACAGCAAGGCCTACCttacttttaaactaaaaaaaaaggtttttattattgttactatggttatattaacttttacttgtaaaaaagCCCGCGCCGTTGCGGGAAGTATCAGTTGACCcttaaaattagatttaattatttttcatttttgggTCATCATCTCTGATTTTcctgatttttacatattgttatGTGCATTATgcagatttaaatttaaaatttcagactTCCAAGTACAATGGTTTAGAAATTACAGTCTTAGAAACATGACACAGTGGCCCCCCTCAATTTACAAATGGTCAAAACAGACTACTTTAGAGCTGTATAACTTTTTGCTCACTTTCAACAAGTGTCtcattttttctagaactattTTCTGGATAGTTCTcactttaaaaaagtgtttttttattaacttgtattaaattagagaaaaattatgacctcaactttggaaaaaatcctaaaattgttaaaatatgcCAAAATGAAACTAACTGTAGCATTTTTCTGATCATCCACAAGTCTTTACAGATAAGTTTTCTGATTAGCTAATATTGTTTGCAATAAATAGGCAAAATATAGGCAGCTTGTTGCAGTTTAGAACTCAAACacatctaaaaacaaaatgttcatTCGCCTAAAAAGTCCAATTTTCAGCCATTTTGAGATGCTTGTAGATTTTTCTAACACTTTGTTTTGATCTAAGATTAACAGCATATAAGACCGTTAGACCCAATTATctgaaaatgtaaacattttaaatttgtcaaattCACACCAAAAATgctagcatttttaaataactctgTTTTTCAATTATCAACAGTGAATGTGTTACTAAAAACCAGTGCCCCTCTAATCTGCCTACTGACCTATGTGAAGAGTGCAGCTAATTATAAGtcatttcttaataataaaaaaagatatggtTAGTTGCCCTCTCCTTGATCTGGTCTTTATAGCAGATAAGGGCACAAATAAAGGGGGAAGTAACTTTTTAGAGACCTTCATTATGGTATACCCCCCTTTGATTGGGGTGGCATCAATCAAAAGATGGGGGGAGTACAGGGGGCCAGAATTCactttcaatgaaaaaaaattagtaactaGTTAAAAATTaggtctttatttattaaatttggcATACTAGTACTAATATAAGGTCTGCGCTTCTTATGAAAgtgatttttatatttggttgctatggatacctaatTTTGCTCAGCAACAACCTATTTTTGGTAGTTGCAAATGTTTTATGTGtgttatatacattataattagTTTGTGCATTAATATGAGGTTTTCTCTTCTTGATTGCTATGGTTACCTAGTTTTATGGATACCTAATTTCTACAGCCtattttaatacctattttaatAGTTGCAGATTTTTTACGAGTGCTATATTCACTAAATTTGAATTGAGTACCAATATGAGGTCATACTTTATATGGAagtcatagtttttttaatttagatcgATATTTTCATTTATGGATACCTATATTGCTTAACAACCAGATGCTTTCCTTAGTTACACACAGATAAaaggatttttaaataaatttttatcggATTTTCAACCgtactattttaaataactattaaatatttaggTAGTTAATTTTAGGAAAAGATTTAggtctttaataataaaaacaaaaatttttgcaataaaacattgaaaatttgaaacacattaactatttataaaatatgcaTACATgcacaaaataataaatcatatttTGGGTGAGTCGACATTCAGAGCCTGAAACAAATCACTAACTCCTTCAGGGAGTTGAGATTTTGAATTTTGAGAATTTGACCTCCTCATGCTGCTGATTATTGGGTCTGAAGAGCACAAAAGTCGGCATAATACATCGTAGTTAGTTTTCGAACGATTGCATTTGCTTGTGGAATAAGGCATGTGAGAAATAGAATTTGTTCACTTTCAAGGTGTCTTTCACCATCAGTTGTAGTCTGCTTGTATATGCACTGCCCAGTACTACCATCAAGTCCAATTTTGTCACAATGTAAGTCGTTTAAGAGATGATAAATCGAATGAATTAATTACTCTTAGAGAATTATAAGTTGCATAAATGTTGGACCCAATAGTCATGGCTTTATTTCTTAGTGTTTGGTAGTCCTGCTTATTTAACTTATAATCCAGGAAAAtagctaaatcttttttaggAGAATACCATGTTGCTACTGAACAAGACCAATTTGACTCAGCTTTGAGCATTTGACCTAGAAGTTGTGCATCTTTTTACCTGCCTTCTTCACTCTGCTGGTTCCAGACTTCTATGCTTAGTTTTTGTGCCGCCATTTTCAAATTgttgataattgaaaaatagagttatttaaaaatgctagcATTTTTGGTGTGaatttgacaaatttaaaatgtttacattttcagATAGTTGGGTTTAACGGTCTTATATGCTGTTAATCTTAGATCAAAACAAAGTGTTAGAAAAATCTACAAGCATCTCAAAATGGCTGAAAATTGGACTCTTTAGGCGAatgaacattttgtttttagatgtGTTTGAGTTCTAAACTGCAACAAGCTGCCTATATTTTGCCTATTTATTGCAGACAGTATTAGCTAATCAGAAAACTTATCTGTAAAGACTTGTGGATGATCAGAAAAATGCTACAGTTAGTTTCATTTTGgcatattttaacaattttaggattttttccaaagttgaggtcataatttttctctaatttaatacaagttaataaaaaaaacccttttttaAAGAGAGAACTATCCAGAAaatagttctagaaaaaatgaGACACTTGTTGAAAGTGAGCAAAAAGTTATACAGCTCTAAAGTAGTCTGTTTTGACCATTTGTAAATTGAGGGGGGCCACTGTGTCATGTTTCTAAGACTGTAATTTCTAAACCATTGTACTTGGAagtctgaaattttaaatttaacctaTCTGCATAATGCACATAACAATATGTAAAGATCAAGATAATCAGAGATAGTGACCCACAAAGTTTTCTTCAAATtggttgaaataaaataatttgatccAACCTACTACCTAAGTCCGCTACATacctgtttataaaatataataataaaatatgtgttaaacaaattttaataaagtatattatgCTAATTAGTGATGTAAAAGCAAAAGttgcaaaagcaaaaaaatcaatttaaataaaaaataatttgaaaggAATTAAATTACCCGATTCTCAATATTAATTCAAAAGTTGTACCACGTTAATTTGACTCCAAAAGACGTCAAATATattgcaatgtttttttttagtatttaaaaacgtttatttttttttcactaaaacgatcataaatctttttttttttttttttttttttttttttttttttttttgttgttgctaagATCACTTTCATATTGATTATAAACAAAGTtcaatttttgcttttcttttatGTAACATAGTTTTCGAGTTTATTTTGGAAAACGAAAATGTCCACGACATTTCGTTTTCCAAAATAAACTCGAtgtgtttaatttgttttattagtgtttaattataaaaacatagcCAACcgctatgtttttatataagtatagtatatatatttttattggagTTCAACAACTTCTCAGTATTATTTCTCTTATTTTGATTAGGGACTGAAAGGTTTTTCACGAGGATATTTAAGTATGTTGATTCGAgaggtaaagtttttttcacaaTGATATTTTAGCATGTTGATTCGAGAGGTTAAAGTAATCGGCTTATAGAAAAAACtagttttgttataaataatttatatattttattgtttacatgTAGATACCATTTTCATTAACGCAGATGCCAATATGGGAATTTCTTAAGGTACAGGATTGGTcaaattttgtgtatttttaaagGTTGAAAAAATACTGCAAGTAATGATAGAATAAATaactatgtaatataatatatgtatttaaaatattatatacacaatacacaatgcaattatttttatattatgttatataatataataatatataataaagagaaataataataatatataataaagagaagttaacaatatataataatataatagtaataatacaatCTAATATCTAAAaaccatctttttaaaaactaaaatatctcaAAACCATCATCTCAAAtcatctttttaatatttaattattactattagattattttaaatttaatttttagctatatttttaatttactaatgtttataatatttattaaagttcttCAAGACCTTTGTGTTTGACACATCATATATCTAAATAACGTATTCTCAATGAAAAAATCTTCCACATGCTTGATATTGTGTTTGGCACAACAAGACAACTGTAAGCTGGATGACAACCTttgaaatttagataaaaaatgaaaaaatcccATATTTCAATAACCTTAAttatataattcttaaaaagtttcatatttatattttattttttagaagcttttaaaataactggatttttttttcaatactaattttaacattttgataatctgatatttattatgctttagaaaaaagtttctttatataatggAAATGATGTAACTGGTTTTGAATCAGGCTTATGTGGTTCGGTTGCCGGTGCTGTTAGTGCTGCTATTACAACTCCACTTGATGTTGCAAAAACAAGAATCATCCTTGCAcaggtttttttatattgaaatttaaaatgaattgtGTAACATAACTCGAAAcgaaaatatctatttaatctACTTAGTTGTTCACTctgattttttaagttatcataTTTTATGTTCAGTTTAAACCGGTGgaaccaaaatttattttatgttcaGTTTAAACCGGCGgaaccaaaatttattttatgttcaGTTTAAACCGGCGgaaccaaaatttattttatgttcaGTTTAAACCGGCGGACCAAACGgaaccaaaatttattttcaaaaggtaaaacaaaagtttaatgaaaaaaataaaactacagtttacattttaataaaaacttaagaaaatcaTAAGCGTATGAAAAGTTAACTCGAACAAAGTAAACATATTTAAGATGTGGACGACAAAATAGTCGAAATTAAAATGTGAACGACAGAAGcctataataataagttttatattattgtttatataattattatttttaaataaatgtattttacatTAAAGAACACGTGTTTAAAGACATCAAGTAATCCTTTTCGTGTTGTAGtgcagatttttaaaaatgaaggaaTAAAGGGGTAAacatttttatgcaaaatagttttgtcaATTGTAAaggtttcttatttttatgcaaAACAGTTTTGTCAAGAGTAACAATATAATGATTATGTTATATGTTGACTTCTTGaagttttaacaattacatttttttatttcaggatTTTTGCCGGTATTGTCCCTCGTGTTGTTTGGATATCAGTTGGTGGGTTTATTTATCTCGGTGCATATGATgagatgaaaattttattgaataatcaAAACCACCCAACATAGTTGATAACCATATAGAAGAATTTTCATTCACATTCGCGAATAAATCTGAAATATggaaattaataatttagaattaattaatttaaaaagctttatttgtttttatttgatattgttGATGTGGACGATTTGAAAtaatgttagttaaaaaatgACAACTAAATCTCTAGAGATATGCGTGAGACTAAGAGCCTAGGTCCTaatcaataagtttttataatcttgtatttaataaatggtaaacattgttttaactttttttttaaattatttttaataaaatcaatctTGTTGCTTGTGTTTACCAATTTTCCATATAATTCTAACCCTGACCAAACCCTCAcccatgatttttaaaaaaactaaaaagaattactggtttaatataaaagactatatgtatatataaattttgtttgaatgaaaaacaacattacTAATAGTACTTGAAGTTTCGTGCCATACACGGAATCATCAgctattaaatacataaaaaaaccgtttaaaaacaAACTCTTTTACAAATGTTTACGTTCgagaatttttgtattattttaatataatataatacatgaACAACCAATCAATATAATTGCTCCAACCAGTTGAGCACTTTACTCAAGTTCGTctaataaaatggaaaaaatagaTTTGAGATACTCAATCAAAAACATAACCATACCATCGGAAAAACACTACAAATCATAACTACTCGAGAAAATCGAATCGTTTTTgatcggaaaaaaaaaaagagatggaaagcattttattttatcaacaacaaTTTAGCATGCAAAGATAGTAAGGACTAATAAGCTACGGAATTAATTCAACAAAATGTCCATCTCAATTAAAAGAAATGTCTTCTTTCGAGAAAGATGtattatatctaataaaaacaataaaatttagaaaagtcAAAAACATGTTtcgaaataatataaaaaatgatgtaGAATTAGCACATATGTCAaacaaaacttatataaaagttGACAAAACATCAAATATGTATAAGTTATCCAAAGAAGAGTGGACTCTTTAATGTTACGATGGGAACTTTCGGTGGTGCTGTAGTATGTGAGTTAGTAGGAATTTTTCTTTCATTCCAACTTTCGCAGTATTATAATAGAGATGATTTAGGTCTATATCGTGATGACGGGCTTGcgatatttaaaaacaaaaatggccAGCAAATGgagaaatcaaaaaacattttgtacaaatttttaaaagtaacgaTCTTCTTATTTCCATCTCATGCAATATGAAAATAGTAAACTATCTCGACGTGACATTTGACCTCAATAACAATTCTTCTCAACCATACCGTAAATGCGACAATGAGGTTAATTATGTTCACCCTGATTCAAACCACCCACCTAGTAAACTCCCTTGCACTGTTGAATTGAGATTATCTCCCATGTCAGTAAATGAatctgttttttataatgctatCCCACCTTATaagaagctttaaaaaagtATGGCTATAATTGTAAACTGAAATAACAACCTCAAGTTAccttgaataaaattaaaagcgaAAAGTCATATGGTACAACCCTCCATTTTGTCAGAATGTGGAAACAAAAATAGGCAGTTGTTTATTTGCATTAATTGACCTGCACTTTCCAGTAAACCATAAAAtt containing:
- the LOC100208922 gene encoding mitochondrial S-adenosylmethionine carrier protein isoform X2; this translates as MGESISVKTLLIAGSFAGLSGDIIMFPLDTIKTRLQSSAGFWKTGGFFGVYRGLGSTVLGSAPSSATFFLAYELSKKHIPLTSDLSKHMFAACLGETASCFVRIPFEVVKQHAQVHHSKISSVGAFKIILQTYGLKGFSRGYLSMLIREIPFSLTQMPIWEFLKKKVSLYNGNDVTGFESGLCGSVAGAVSAAITTPLDVAKTRIILAQNTCLKTSSNPFRVVVQIFKNEGIKGIFAGIVPRVVWISVGGFIYLGAYDEMKILLNNQNHPT